AAATGAACGAACTGATTGTTCTCGAAAATTATCTGCCGGCCGACCTCCTTGGAGAGCAGAACAAGCTCAAAAATATCAAAAAAGGGTTGAGTGAAGGGGGTGATGACGATTAGTAGAGATCTGCAGCAAAAGCGTAGTTTGAAGACGGAACTGAAGACGCGATCCGAGCCTGAAGGCAACGATTTATTTATTGAAGGTTATTTCGCAGTTTTCAACCGTGAAACCGAATTGTGGCCAGGAGCGCATGAAGAACTTGCTCCAGAATCATTTAACACTACATTGACCAATGACATTAGGGCGTTGATCAATCACGACACCATGTTTGTGTTAGGTCGCAATAAATCAGGCACGTTGGAGCTAAAAGTAGACGAGCACGGTCTTTGGGGGAGGGTGCGCATCAACTCCAAGGATAGCGACGCCATGAACCTGTACGAGCGCGTGAGGCGGGGGGACGTGGATCAATGTTCGTTCGGATTCAACATTGTTCGCGAAGAAACAGAATGGCGGGAAGATGGAACCGTCAAATGGATGATTCGCGAAATTGATTTGCACGAAGTGTCGGTTGTTACTTATCCCCAGTATGAAGAAACAGGTGTCCAAGCGCGTAAGGCTGACGTGGCACAGCATCGTTCCCGTCAGCTCCTTCAGCGCAAACAAAATGTGAAAGCGAGGTTGAAAAAATAATGTCTTTAAAACAACTGATGATCGGAAAGAAATTGCGTGGGGCTCAGGCGGATTTGGAGGAGCTGCGCAAAAAGGAAGCGGGATTTGCCACGCGTACAGCTGAGCTTGAAGCAGCAATCGAAGAAGCAACTACTGAAGAAGAAACCACGGCCGTTGAAGAGAGTGTCACCGAGCTGGAGGCTTTAAAGGAAGAGTTCGAGCAGCAAAAAACGAAGCTCGAAGAAATTATTACTACGCTATCTACTGAATTGGAACAGCAGAACAGCAAGGTACCGAACAACGAATCGCGCAGCAAAAATAACGAAGGTGGAAGAGGTGGCGAAAACATGCCAGCAGCTAGATCAAAAAAGGAATACTTCACTCGCGAGGTAGAGGATTTTTATAGTGAGCTTCGCACACGGCTGAAAACAAGGGCTAACGGAAATGTATTACCTCCCGGTGATGCAGGCGCCGATTTGGTTATTCCAGATATCGTTGTAAACCGAATCCGCGAACGTATCGGAGATTTCACAACCTTGTATCCGCTTGTTGATCTTGTTCGTGCCGGTGGTCGCGTTAAGTTGATTCTTGATGTCGACACAAAAGAGGCTACGTGGATTGAAATGCGGGGTGTGATTAAGGAAGATGACGATTCGAAGCTTACTGCGGTCGAATTTGACGGCTTCAAGGTTGGGCGTATCGTTTATATCGACAACTCGCTGCTGGAAGATAGCATTATCAACCTTGATGATTACCTAACTAAACGCATTGCCAGATCCATCGCCAAGGCACTGGATAAAGCAATCTTGGTAGGAACAGGTAAAGATGACAAGCAACCAGAAGGTATCTTACCGGCTATTCCAGCAGCCAATAAAAAGAAAGCTAATACGGATTACAAAGAACTCATTCCACTATTGGGGTTGATCGATACTGGTGAGGATGCAACAGGAGAGATCATCTGCGTCGTGCACCGTCAAACGTATTATGCCAAGCTAGCCAATTTGACGTTACACGTCAATTCTGCCGGCCAAGATGTTGTGATGTTGCCGAACCTCGCGCAGCCTAATTTCTTAGGTCTTCGCGTGGTGTTCAACAACTATTTGCCGCAAGATAAAGTACTGTTTGGTGTGTTTGACAAGTACACACTTATTGAACGCGAGGGCACGCGGATTGATATGTCTGCGCATTACAAATTCCGTGAGGATCAGACGGCCATTCGTGGTATTGGACGATACGATGGAAAGCCAGTCATGCCAGAGGCATTCGTCCTTGTCGATATCTCCGAGCCCGTGAGCGGTAGCACAGTGCCTGAGAACAATGGTTCGGGGGAGTAACAGCTTTCAGCGCTCCCCCTGAAATGCCTAATCTGGATGCCATGACCAAAGCAGAACTGTTACAGTTTGCGGATGATCATGGTATTACAGGCGTGGTATCTAGCATGCTGAAAGCTGATGTTATCGCCGCCATTAAGGAGGCGAAGGGGTGGACATAGAAATTGTTGTTGCGCTTGTGAAAGAGGGCCTTGGCATCAGGACAACCGTTAGAGATAGCTTTATCACGGCGATTGCCGCTGGTGTAATCAAGGAATTAGAAGATGAGCAGGGGTTGAAGCTATCTAAAAGCAACCCCCATCATCTTATTTTTGTTGTGGACTATGCAACCTGGCGTTATCAAAGCCGGGGTAGCAAAGAGGGTACGCCGCGACATCTTCAATTTCGGCTTAATAATTTAAAAGTTCGAGTGGGTGGCAATCGTGCTGTGGAATGACGAAGTAGATCTCATACATGTAACCCACTCCAACGACAGTACCGTTGTTGTTTCTGAGACTGTTAAAACGGTTTTTGCCAACAAGAAATCAGTAACACGCAGCGAGTTTTATCAAGGGGTAGCGAATAATCTTAAGCCTGTCGCTGTATTCGAAGTTAATAGTTTTGAATACGAAGATGAACAAAAACTACGGCATGAAGGCTCGGACTATATGATCATCCGATCGTATCAGATCACACAAGACCTTCTAGAACTCACGTGCCAAGCCTATAGCGACGTGGAAACAAACCTTGCCCGTTTACGGGATATGGTCGAAGTTTGGCATAACACATTCAAAGATAACAGCATGGGCGAAAAATCGCCGTTTGCTGAACTTCTCTACACCTTGCCAGCCCAAATCGAGTACAAGGGAGGCGGCGCATCCGAATTGGACGGCGTAATCGAGACGACGAACACCGCAACGATTACCATCCAATATCGCGAAGGCGTCTCTTCAAACATGTGGATCGTGATAGATGGGCGGCGCTACGATATTAACCACATCGAAGATCCCTATAATCGACACGAGACGCTTGTTCTGTATGTGGAGAGGGTGACGCCGTGATGTTAACGAGAGCACAGATCAATAAGGCAATCAATGATCGGGTCAAAGCAGAGTTCGTAGGCATTCCAATTCAGAGTAGCGATGTGCAGGAGGGGTTTGAACGCCCCTCCTTTTACGTGTCGTTGGAGACGAGGGGCACGGAGACATTTCAGTTCAATCGTCGCCGTGAATTCACGTGTCGCATTAAATACTTCCCGAAGGATCGCTATGTTTACAAAGAAGAAGCATACGACGCACAGGATCGACTAGAAGTAATGTTCGGTCTGAACTTTCCTATCAATGATCGCGTGATCACGATAGACGGCGCAGAAACAGACTTGATCGACAAGGTGTTGCACTACGATTTTGATTTTGTTATCACCGAGTTAATTAAGCCTGATGATCCTGGACAACCAATGGAGGAGCTGGTCGTCGATGGCGGACTTTGACATTGATACTCGTGAGTTAGATCTGTTCAGTGAAGAATTGGAAGATCTCCAGCGTCTATTTCCCAAAGAGTCCCGGAAGCTTATGCAGCGCAGCGGGAACAAGGCGCGATCGGTAGTCGTTGATAAAGCGAAGCAGATCGTCAAGAAGAAAACGGGTAACTACCTCAAGTCGATAAAACGAGGCAAGGTGTGGGTGTCCGAGGACGGCACAAAGGTCCGGGTGTACTCTGCTGCCCCTCATGCTCATCTAATCGAAAAGGGGCATAGGATCGTTGACAAGGACGGGACTGAGCACGGATTTGTAGCAGGCGTCCACGTCTTCGACAAAGCGGAGCGGGAAATCGAAAGCCAGTGGGGAACCATCTTGGAACAAGAATTCAACCGCATTATGAGTAAATTATGAAAGGGTGACAAGCATGGGTTTACCTGAAATATCTATCAGCTTTACAAGTCTGGCCGTATCCGCAATACAGCGGAGCCAGCGCGGCATTGTGGCGCTTATTCTCCAGGACAACACGGGGAATTTTGACAGCAAAGAGTATAAGGCGATCACCGAAGTGGAGACGACCGAATGGACGCCTGCGAATCTGGACCTGATCCAGAAAACGTTTCTGGGTGTGCCGTCTAAGATCATCGTCGAGCGGATCGCCATCGGGTCGGGGGAAACGCCAGCCGACTACGCCGAAGCGCTTAATCGTTTGGCTGGGAAGCGCTGGAACTACCTAGCTGCGCCAAAGGCAACCACAACGGACGTGACGAAGATCGCCACGCAAATTAAGACGTGGCGGGACGCGAATAAAAAAACGTTCAAGGCTGTATTGCCGAACAGCGCGAACGACCACGAAGGCATTATCAACTTCACGACGGGCGGGATTGTGGTGGGCGAAACGATCTATACCGCGTCCGATTATACAGCTCGCATCGCGGGTATCCTGGCAAGTCTGCCACTCACGCGCAGCTCGACGTATTATGTACTTCCTGAAGTGGAGACGATCACTGAAAGCGTCGATCCAAAAGCGGACATTGATGCAGGAAAGCTGATCCTGATCAACGACGGTGAAAAAATTAAGATTGGGCGCGGAGTAAACTCTTTGACCACACTTTCAGAGGGAAAGACTGCTGATTTTACCAAAATTAAGATTATTGAAGGACATGACCTCGTTCAAGATGACATCTCGCGGACATTTTCCGATAATTACGTCGGCAAAGTCAACAACAGTTATGACAATCAAGCGCTATTTATTACGGCGGTCAATTCTTATCTGCGCAGGCTGGAAGGGGATGTCCTCGATCCAGCTGCAGACAATCGAGCAACTGTAGACATCGAGGCGCAGCGTCTCGCGTGGGAAGACATCGGCGAGGATACAACCTCCTGGAATGACCAAAAGGTCAAAGAGACAACTTTTCAAGCTAAGGTATTTCTCGGCGGGGCGCTTAAATTTTTGGATGCGGTCGAGGATTTACAACTTAAAATCGCGGTTTAAGGGAGGAAAGAAAGTTGAAAGATCCGAATCGAATTATTAACGGAACATACGGACAGGTCTGGGTGGATGATGAGCTTTGGGCAGAAGTGGATAGCTTCGAGGCGAAGGTTAATATCTCCTATGAAGATGTTAACTTTGCAGGCTCCGGCGCCACCCACAAGAAGCCAATTGGATGGACAGGCGAGGGCAGTATGACATTCAAGAAGATCTATTCCCGTGTTCAGCGCGCCATGGCAGATAAGGTTCGGAAGGGGATTTATCCGCGCTTTAAGTTTGTTGCGAAAGTGGCTGACCCTAACGCATTCGGAGCTGAACGTGTGGCCCTACACGATGTAACACTTAACGAATTCAATTTGTTAAAGTTTGAGCAAAAAACGCTCGGAAGCGAGACGATTCCATTTGCCTTTAGCGATTACGAAATGATTGATAAGATCGCATAAACAATTCAAAACCAAATAAAATCCCAAACGTTTGGGAAAATGGAGGCTTTACAATGAGTAAAATTGTTACGATCCAACAGTTGCTTGAGCAAAAGGAGCAATTGAAAAAAAAGCAGAAAAGGAAGCAACGTCTTTTTATCGAATCTCTTGACGGGGAAATCGTCATACAGGAGCCGGATCGGGCGATTGCGCTGGAAGGTGTCGAGATGGCACAGGGCGATCGCGCCGACTATGCAGACGTACACATCGCGTATCATAGCGTGATTGATCCCAACTTACGAGATCCGGAGTTGCAAAAAGCTTTTGGATGCAGTGAGCCGACGGATATCGTCAATCTCATCTTCAGGGCAGGCGAAATCACAGCGATAAGCGGCCACGCTTTACAATTGGCTGGGTTTGGTCAAGGCGTTCGGAAGGTTGACGAGACAGTAAAAAACTAATCAAGTCCGATGGCGACCTTTACTTTTTGCATCACTATGTGCAGCGTGGTCATAAGCTGTCGGACTTACTAATGCTGGATGCCTCGGAAAAACATTTTTTTAAGGTCTCTATGCTGTTACATTATGAAGAAGAAGCAAAGCACGGGGAGAGTCGGTGAAGCCGGCTCTTTTCCGCGTTTAAAGGAGAGGGGCGACTGTGGGCGCAAGAGATATATCCAAGACACTTGTCCTTAAAGATGGAACAACATCTACTTTAAATAAGGTTGGGGCCGGGACAGTCCGCTATAAAAAGCAACTACAAGACCTTAAAAAGCAAGGCGAAGCCACATGGTCGAGTCTGCGCAACGGCATCGCTGGAGCCGCTACTGCTATCGCCGGTTATTTGAGTGTTCGATCACTGATATCGTATGCTAACTCATCTGCAGCAGCTGCTAAGACACAACTAGAAGCGGAAGCAAAGTTGTCTGTCATTATGCGTCAACGGATGGGAGCGACTAACGATGTGATTACATCTGTTAAAGATTTGGCGGACGCACAAGAGAAGCTAGGTGTTGTATCTGCGGACGCTCAAATATCAGGCGCGCAGGAGCTGTCTACCTATCTCGAAAAGTCAGACACACTTAAGACACTCATACCAACAATGAATGATCTCGTCGCTCAACAATACGGAGTTGCAGCTTCATCCGAACAAGTGACAGGCATGGCATCGATGCTGGGTAAGGTTATGGATGGACAAGTTGGAGCGCTATCTCGGTATGGCTTCACCTTTAGTAAAGCCGAGGAAAAGATACTCAAGTTTGGCAAGGAGTCTGAGCGAGCGGCGTTGCTGACGAGGATCGTTAAGGACAGCATCGGAAACATGAATGCAGAGCTCGGAAAAACGGATGATGGAAAGCTTAAGCAAACTAGCGATGCGCTGGGTGGCCTGCAAGTAACTCTCGGAAAAACAGTCATCTATCTTAAAAAGCAGTTTGCCGGAGTAATCTCGGAGTATCTTCCAGGCATCCAAGCAGGTGTGCAGGGTGTAGCGGATAGCATTCGTTCGTGGGCTGACAATGGCGGTATTAATCGTATAGCCGAAGGAGTAAAGTCCGTCTGGGAATGGATCACAACAGCGTGGGACGTTGCGGTCGGTATGTATAATTTTGTTTCGAACAACTGGTCGTTAATCGGCCCAATCGTCTACGGGATTGTCGGTGCGTTTGCTGCCTACAAGTTGGGGCTTATCGGCATGCGCGTATGGACGATGGCTACAACAGCAGCTACGTTTATTGCGACTACAGCTCAACTTGGTCTTAATGCAGCCATTAGAGCCAATCCACTCGGTTTTATTATTACCTTAATTGGACTTGCGATAGCTGCCGGCACATTATTGGTTCAAAATTGGGAAACCGTCAAACTGGCCTTAATGAACACTTGGAATGTCGTTGTCGGTGCTGCTGAATGGGGTGTAAATCAGTACCTTAAATTTGCAAACTTCATGATCCGCGTTTATAAGTTTGCGTGGGACAGCATTAAGTTCGCGGGGATAAGTATCTGGAACGGCATTTTGTCGGCTGGTGAGGCTGGAGTCAATGGTTTTATCCGGCTCGTGGAATGGATGGTCCAGAAGGCACTCGATGGTGTAAACGGCATGATCCGAAACATAAACAGTATGTCGTCTTGGCTCGGACTAGGTGACATGATGGGCGAGCTGACCTTTGGCGGTCTTGGTAGAGTTGATTTTTCTGGCGCCAAGGGAGAAGCGGAGGCCCCGAAATGGGACAACAACTATAATGCCATATCGGACGTTGATTTCAGCGGTGCAAAGTTCAGCGGCGATTCGATTGCTAAACAGTCTCAAAAAGCCCAGGACGAGCGCAACAAGAAAAAGAAAAAAAGCGAAGAAACTTTAGCGAATGCTCTCGATCAGAATACCGCTGCGATAGCGGGTAATACGAAATCGACGGATGACAATACCGGAGAGACGAAGAAGAACACAGCTAAGTTAAATGGTAATCAAAGCGCGATGGATATTGCTGATGGTCTGCTCGGGCGGATCGAGCGGCATATGTATGCGACATAAAGGGGGCGAGTGGCTTGATACAAGTTTTTTTGAGCATTAACAACAACAAGGAAGTCATTCAGCTCCCTGTGCCTCCGCCTGAGTATGATGTCGAAAGCCCTTGGAAAATAGACCAAGTAGATGGGTTGAATCAATCGCTGAGCCTTATTGGTCTGCGTGGATTGCGTGCGATTGAGATCAAATCCTTTTTCCCGGCAGCCGATTACCCGTTTTTGCAAAACAGGACGATGTGGGGCATGGATTACGTAGCGGCCATAGAACGCTGGCGCTCTCTGCGGCTGCCACTAAGATTGGTCATTACTGGCACAGACGGAAAGCAACGCCTTAATATGCCGGTTGTGATCGATGAGTTTAAGTATGGGACGGAACGTAACGGGGATGTCAACTTTTCGTTGCATCTGACGGAATTTGCGATGGTTAATACGAAGAGAAAGAAGTGACCGTATGTTCAAACTAATCCTTGTGAAAAACGACGGTCAAAAATCGTATGACGTGACCGCATTGTGTGCAGCGATATCTTGGGACGATAACCTCTCATTGATGTCTGCAATGCAGTTTGAGATTGCCTTTTCCGACGCCAAGCTCATCCCGACAAATCCATGTGATCTAGGAGACGCTGCAATCCTTTACGATAACGAGGTCGAGGTTTACAGGGGTATCATTGTGACGGAGGGGCGATCCGGACGGGATACAATCAAATATACAGTCTATGACTACGCATGGTACCTCGGCAAAAGTAAGTCGGTCTATCAATTTAACAAGATCACAGCATCGCAGGCGATTACTCGTATCCTTAATGATTTCGGCATGCTAATCGGACATGTGCCACAGATGCTAACGCCGATCAATGATATTTTCCTAGAAAAATCCCCCGCTGAAATAATTGAGGATATTTATAAACGCGAGGAGCGCCGGACAGGCAAGCGGTTTAATGTTGAAATGCGATCCGGACGGATCTATTTTGAAGATATGAAGGATCTCGTTATAAAAGGTACATTCCGATTAGCGGATAACCAGAAGTTGCAGGACGTCATGGACAACCCCCTTGCCGCCGAACGTACCAGGTCTATAGAGTCAATGCGTAATGTTGTTAAGATTTTGGTCGAACGCAAGGAGAATAAAAAAAAGAAAAAAGACCAACCAGATCCCAAACCACCAACGGACCAAACTGACCCGAAAAGTCAAAAAAGTCAAACGAGCTACGACATCGTGGCTATCACAAAAGATGAGCCATTAATAAGGAAATACGGCTTACTGGAAGAGGTTTATAAGATCGATGCGGAGGATGCGGCTAAAGCGCGGGAGGTTGCTCGTATCCTGCTTAAACGATTGGCACGTATCCAGGAAACTAACAGCATCAAACTTATAGGTGATTCCTCTTTTAAGGCTGGTCGGTTACTCGACATCGACGAGCCGATTACGGGTATGTCCGGTCGCTTTATGATCGTAACAGCCAAACACACCGTCACCAACCAGATACACATAATGGATCTGGAGCTTGCACTTCCGGAGGATGTTAAGTGATGGATAATATAGATAAGCTAGCGCAAAAGCTAGCGGAAATGTTCAAGGCAAACCAGAATCGACCAAGTACAGCGCCTAGGGTCGGTGATGTCGTGGAGACAACCCCGCTTAAAATACAGTGGGGCGATCAAATCTTGTTGACCGAGGATAAACTTCTTTTGCCTCGGGGGTTGGTGCTGGAAATAGGCGATCAAGTTGTAATCCAGCCAGATGAGTTTTTTAAGGATTTTTATGTACTACATGTGCTGGCATAAGGGGGGATGACGGTGCTTCCGCAGATTACGCAGCTCATGTTTGACAACAACGAAGAGACCGCCACGGAGACCGTTCACAAAACGTTCGATTGGGACTTCGATGTAGGCGACTTTCGGACGCGTGACGGACGAATCGTCGAATTAGAGGGCCTTGAATACCTCAAGGTATGGATACAAAAGGCGATCAGAACAGTCCGGGACACATTGATCTATGATGGCGAAGACTACGGCAGTGAGCACACTTCGTTGATTGGCCGCAATTTTAACAAATCGTTTGCGCAATCCGAATACGAACGCATGATTCGCGAGGCGCTTGTCGAAAATGACGCGATTTCCGGCGTCGAAAATTTTGCGTTCGGGCAGGCGGGATCTCGATTAGAAATCTCCTTTGATGTGCGTAGCATTTACGGAGATATGAGAGAGGCGGTGCTATCCGATGAGTAGTGTGATTTTGTCGCAAATGCTCGCAGCCATACCGGAAACTTACGACAAACGTCCGGGCAGTTTTATTTATGATTCACTGGCTCCAGTAGCAGATCAATTAGCGCAGACTGACACACGCCTGGAAAGTGTAGCATCCGAGCTATCGATCGAACATTTAAGTGGCCCGGAGCTAGCGCAACGCGTTCGTGAGAGGACGGGGATTGAACTCAAGGCAGCGACGAGAGCAGTTGGCACAGTGTTGTTAACTGGCACGGGCGAGATTCATCCCGGCGACTTGTTTGAGACAGCTGGAGGGGTGCAGTTCAGAGCAACAGAGGCAAAGGCGATTACTCTATCCGGATACGCGTCAATCGAAGCTGTAGTATCCGGAACGAGTGGTAACGTAGCGGCTGAAACCATCATTCTTTTCCCCGTGACACTGGCCGGATTTACTGCCGTGATCAACCCGCAATCAACACACGGGGGTTTTGAACAGGAATCCGACGCAGACTTGCTTATGCGATACTACGAGCGCATTCGGACGCCATCTACGAGTGGCAACAAAGCTCACTATCTCAATTGGTCAAAGGAGGTTCCGGGGGTCGGTGACGCAAGGGTCATTCCCCTATGGAGCGGCCCTAATACGGTTAAGGTCATTATCATCGACGCCAATCGCCAACCGGCTTTCCCGCAGCTTGTCACTGATGTGCAAAACCACATCGACCCCGGAGGCACAGGGCTTGGAGACGGGGTGGCTCCGATCGGCGCACACACAACGGTTGTTAGCGCTGCGCCGGTTGCGATCAACGTGTCAGTCAAGATCGTTCCGGACGTTGGCTATGATGATGCGCATATCATTGATAGTTTGATTAAACATCTGTCATCCATTGCATTTGTCGAGGACATCGTAAGCTATGCGCGTGCTGGAGCTGCTATCCTAGCGAGTCCCGGCGTAGCCGACTATTCCAATTTGTTGATCAACGGCGGATCAATCAATGTGCCAATTGCGTATAGCCAGGTTGCAGTTTTAGGGGCGGTGGTAATTGATGTCCATTAGCGCCGATATGATCCGACAGCTTCAGGCATTCCAACGAAAATCAAAAGTGTACAAAGCGTTATTTGATGCGGATGCGCAGCAACTAGACAGTCGATCCATTGCGATTACTGATCTCAGATTACAGATGTCTGTGGATACAGCAACCTGGGCACTAGGGATTTACGAGCAAGAGTTGGGTATCCCGACGGACGAGCTGAAGCCGGTATCCGAGCGTCGGGCCGTTATCAAATCCAAGATGCGCGGCACCGGAAAGGTAGATGCGGCACTTATCAAGCTAGTTGCGGATAGTTACACCAACGGGGATGTAAAAGTGATTTTTGACAAGGAAATCCGAATCACGTTTACGAGTACTTTGGGGATACCGCCTAACATTAGCGATCTACAGGTAGCTGTCGACGAGATTAGGCCGGCCCACTTAGCTGTGATTTATTATTTTTTATACTACGTATACGCTCAGCTTAAAGGATATACCTACGGACAGGTACGCGCATCCGGCAAAACGTATGGACAAATTTATAACGGAGGGATGTAATCGTGGCAACTACGCCAAACACTAAGCTACCGCTTATCGACCAAAGTA
This portion of the Cohnella abietis genome encodes:
- a CDS encoding putative phage tail protein; translation: MSISADMIRQLQAFQRKSKVYKALFDADAQQLDSRSIAITDLRLQMSVDTATWALGIYEQELGIPTDELKPVSERRAVIKSKMRGTGKVDAALIKLVADSYTNGDVKVIFDKEIRITFTSTLGIPPNISDLQVAVDEIRPAHLAVIYYFLYYVYAQLKGYTYGQVRASGKTYGQIYNGGM